The genomic stretch ACCCAGTTTAGACCAAATACTTCTGGCAAggttcaagaagaaaaaaaattcctgcttcAAACCCAAGGCTCATTAATACCTCAAACACTGTAAAAGGAAGATGGACTTGCCTGAATGTTatagaacaaaaataataaagcaaaccCAAACAATGCTGTTTTTAGAAATGGACTTCGTAGTTGAAGTGTATAAAAATCCTTGGGAAGTAAGAACAGCTTCCACAAACTTGtgaataatgcatttttatgcAAAGCTCAGCTAGGAGCCACCTCGAAATTCTTTACACattccataaagaaaaaaaaccaaaacattatCTTACAGCAAAAAGGAAGCAATAAAATGTAAGATGACCTTGCAGGAAGCAAGAATGTCAATGCTGAAGCCCCAGCATGGATAACCCTGGGCAgtggaggaggcagctgctgctgggatgctccaggacCATCCTTGCACtgtcccaggcactgccagccctgccccaaaCTGCTCCAGAGCGCCCAAAACATCTCCCCCTGCCCACCCGCTGCCTCCAGGACAGCTGTGCCAcgagcacagcccagagcagctgcccatCCCTCCAGGATCACACACAGGACACACCAGCCACCCCAGCGCACggggctctgcacagcacagccgGGCAGCACCTCCTCGGAATTACCCTCCAAAGTGACATTTCCATCACCTCGCGGCAATCTGCTTATTTCAACTGTCCCCGAAAGCCTCCTCCCCAGTGCAGAGACATTTCTTGCTTTGACACAAAGTTTATGATTATCATTAAGATACAGTGAGAACAGAGGAAATAAACTCAAAAAAACATCCGCAAAACAAACTGAACACAACACAGAATTGGACAAATTATGCAAAAAGGTTAGCACAAAGCATTTCTAGTCTGTTGAAATAAATGGTGAGACACGCTCAATATTCACGTATCAAGGTGGAGTCTAGCCACAgatttagattttcttttctggatCTCTTACATTAGAAATTTaaacactttaaagaaaaaaaaaactttaaacactccaaagaaaaaagaaaacatttacaACAGAAATCAAAATCTATGAAAGAAACTGAGAACGAAAGCAAGCTAAAAGTTATCTTCCTGAAACAAAGAAGGAATCCTCGCACACTTCATTCCAGCCATGAGAAAATGGAGCAAATACCGTGCAGGGAGAGCCCCGGGACTGGCGGGAACACCCTGGGGATCCAATTGTCAGCAGAGCAGTAAAACCCAGAATGTTAAACCAGATCCTTCATTGAAAGCCTACAAATGCCAGGTTTCTGTATAGGCACTTGCAGGGCCATTTTCTAACAGGCTCCACAAATCCCTCTCTTCTGTGGAGGCCACACGCTGCTCGTGCAAGGAGTTGTTGAGCacaaagcagctgagggagacACACAGCTGGCTGTTCCCCTGGAGCCAGAACAATTCCAGAGCTCTCCCAAAACcgtcccagagctgctcctccagcagcgcTTCCCTGCAACAGCTGCACCTCTGCATTACTCCAGGAAACACACCCACCAAGGCACTGGCCACAGGTAGGACCCAGCTCTCCACACCCCCTCCTGCCGTTCTACCTGCAGTTAAATTCCAGGTATGTTTAAGCCCGACTGCAAATACTCTTATCTCTTTAAAGGCAGTTATTGAACAAGCTGCTGAGTATTTCCCACTCGGAATCTTCTTGTCCATGTAAGGTAAATGCGATACCGAGCACAGCGAAAACTCGAGTTCAGCTTAAATGTAATTCTAGAAATTTACCCAGCAACCAAGTTATTTTTGTGCATAACATTTAAGTAATGCTAcgaagggaaaaaaagcccacagtGATTGATCCTCTAACCTCTGGGAACGAAGGAGCTTTTGTATACATTTAAATACTTCCTCCCATAGTGCCTGTGTATGGATCCTGCTACCACATACTCGATTCTCCCTCTAGGCTGTATCttggaagttttatttttatttatttactttttagaCCATGCCAGCTCCTCTCaagttttcttccctttaataCCAATAATTGAGTAGTTGCTTAAAGCTGATGTTGTACTGTGGGATAAACTCCCCAGTGATGTCTGATCATCCACACATAccaaatggaaaaggaaaaaaaaggaaaaaaagcccaggcAACAAACCAGCATGCATGGAGCTGTGCTAAACACACTTGTAGCGTTTTAATAAAGAGCAACACAAACTAATTACCTTGAATAGCCATTAGAGAAAGCAGGTCTGCCAGAGAGGTTGAGCGTCCCCAGTGGAGCCAATGCCTCGTCCCCCGATCCCTGGCACCTATTCCAATTTTCTGACCCGGCAGGAAGAGATGGAATGATACTAAAAATTGGTTTCTGATCCTGCTGCTGAGAGAGCGATGCAGTATTTAAATCATAGTGGTACATCTGTCCCCCAGAGGTGCTGACACCGTGGATGGAGATGGCCGAGACTTTCGTACCCAGCAGGTTCGACCCGGAGAAGCTGGCCTGGCAGTAAAGCGGGCCCATGTTTTCCTGCTTGATGCCGGGAGTACACAGTTCAATGAagtcttccttttctgttttcacttgaGGCATTGGCATTTTGGAACTGGGTAAAAGGTCACCACGGTCATTAATTTTAGGTTTAGTGTCAGATAAAAGAGGAGGCTTGCAGTCTTCGCCGAGACTTCCTTCCAGGAGAAAGGCGTCGTCCGCGGATATGGGGGAGAGCAAGCCGCCGTCATCGAGCAACGGGTCCAGCCGCCACGGGCTCCCGTTGGGCTCCTTGCCCGGCGACACCGGCGGCAATTCCAAATCCTGGAGGATATCCAGGGTGCTTTGGTCTTCAGAGAATAACTTCAAGTTGCCACCATTCGAGcccacctggccttggaccGCAGCTCCCGACTCCGCGGGGACGCTGCGCCCGGCCATGCCTGGGAAATCTGGCTCGAGCCGCACCTCAGAAGACGCGGTTCCCTTGGCGTCCTCGGCCAGGCTCGAGGACTTGTTCAAGCTCGCAATACTTTCCTCCAGGAGCCTGAAGTCCGTGTCTCCAGAAGAGATGCCGATTTGGCCCTGGTGCGAAAATCCAAGGTCGTTTCCCATCACTTTTGTGTCTGTTTCACCCATGTACAGTCCCATCGAGAGCGACACTGCCTTGGAAAGGTCTGGCTGAGGCACATTGTTTCCTAATCCTTTTGGAAAGTCAGCCAAAGCAGGTTGCTGACTGGAATCTGACTGAGAAGatgcagggagaggagatgTAGACACAGGGGCTTGGACAGTAGCTCCACCCCTGAAGGGTGGATGGAAGTCCATCACGATCCCTCCTTTGGTACTGATGAGTGCATTTTTCCTGGTTTCATCTTGATCCAACGGGTTAAGCAATTCTTTGGAATCCATTACTTTACCATTAACTATAAAAAGATGAGAAGCAGTCAAAatcagcacagcaaggacacattaataaaagctttaaaatgaaaagtctAAATCCTTCGCCTGGCAAAcctggctcagctgctctgagagcaAGGGCACGGCACACCACGCTCTGGGCTGACACGTGCCATGTCTCTTAGACACACTGCACTTGTTTTCAGGGGGTTTTAGGTTTTGGTTTCTGTCTAGTGAGGAggaactatttattttaaagctttgctAAACCTGGAGGAAGGGGTAAGCCTGCCTGCACACAACTCGGAATCAAGCCACAGCATGTGACATCTGGGCACACACtctccagctctgtcacccCTCCCAGCACTAAGGAAAAGTACGAATTGTTAAAGGACTCAGTTTATAAATTTTGCCAGGTAAATTTCTCTGATATTTAACGACACCTTGAGCAGGGGAAAAGGACATTTGCCACCTTTCCAAGTCAGCTCTCCCCTTGCAGAGCAGGTCCGGAGCTCCCAGAGGCAACACCTCCGTGGTTTGGCATTCCCCAGGACTCGACCTCCCCACCACAAAACACAGCGTTTGCCACCTTTGCACGGGTTCCGTCTTAAAATGCAACCCACCCATCTCGCAGTAAACCCTGCATAATTCTTTAAATACATCTcaaatttgtaaataaaatctagctaaaaataaagcaggattTTTATCAGCTTCCAGCACTCTACCCGCTCACGGCTACTCTCCAAACACACCCGACACTGAAAACAAACCTCGTAAGTTTCAGATGTTTGTATTTGCTACAcggttgtttttttggttttttttttttttttcagcgGAGAGCATAAATATTTGGAGAAATACTGTAAATTCTTCGGCCAACTTCCGACACGGTGTCCGGCCTTCCCCCGGCAGCGCCCAGCCCGCACTGCCGCAGTCCggggggcactgccagcctgtcCCCTCCCGCCGGGCACGGGGCACCGccacagccccggccccgccgctaTTTCTGCGCGCAAAGTTAAGGCTGCGAGCGGCAAAAAGGCCCCACGTGTAAAACCTTAAGGTGGCCCGGGCGAGCTCGTcccgggcgggagcggcggagCGCCAGGAGCTCTCGGCAGCGGGGCTGCGGGGTCCCGTCCGCGCTGCCCGGGGAGCGCAGCCCCAGAGGCGCAGCCCGGAGCGCGGCCCGCGGGGCACCCGGACCGCCGCGCCGCTTAAGGCGGACACCCGACAGCGACcggaaaaaatacagaaaacaccAGAATACCTCCAGCGCtgccttcttccttttttacatgaaggggagggaaaaggtaGTTATTTCATTTGACAATTCCCCCAACGCCCAAAAAAAACAAGGCAGCGAATCATCCAGCGTAGGAAACGTGTCAAAAATCAGCTGCGAGAGTCTGCCCAAGGGCGGAAAACGCTGCAAATACTTAAAACCGCCGGATTGCAATAAAATCGCCTTTGCAAAGTACAGTTTTCAGAGAAATGTGTCGGGACCTGTTGAGCCGTCTCCTGGCACAcccactccagcagcagcagccccgcgCGGGGCTCGgccgcgctccccgcccgcgccccccgcTCCCCCGGGACACGGACACcgggggcccggcccgggggtcccccgcgccccgccggggcggccccgccgccgctcccgctgccGTCCCGCCCGGAGCTCCTCCGGGGGCGGCTCGGCCCggctccccccgccccgggcaTTCCTGCGGGGACCGCCGCGCCCCCCTCGGCAAGTTCCCGGGGGAAGCGCAGCCCCCGCGGGACCCCCGCCGCCCTTACCTCGTCCGGGGAGGGCGCTGGGGCTCCTTCAGCCGCCCACGGCCATGGCgccccgcggcgggggcggcagCCGGCTGGGGGGTCAACAGCCGCCCCtcggggccgcggcggcggcagcaccGCTCCCCCGCCGCCGCTGATGCCGCTCCGGCCGCTGCCGCTGCTCCTCCCGCGGGCCCCAGACCCTGACCCgtgcccgcccgccgccgcggcgCCCCCTCCGTTAATTAGCGCTAATTGCCTCCGCGGAGCTCGCCCCCCCGCGCTCCCCGCCCCGTCCCTccgccgggcagcgccgcgctCGGCGGTTCTGCCCCCGCCACAAAATGGAGGACGGCGGCGGCCGCCTCCTCCCCgtcccctccctctctccctccctccctccgccTCCCCGACGTGGAGAGGGAGTGGAGACAGCGGCTCGGCgaggggcggccgcggccggaGCTGCTCCGCGCCCCCGGCTCGCCTCGGCTCGGCTCTGCTGCGCCgtgcccagcccggccccggccccgccgccgccgcccggctccggggcagccccagccgAGGGCGAACGGTGCGACCTGTTGGCCGAGACGGGAAAGTgcagccgggcccggccccgaGCGGGCACAGCGGAGCGGGCACAGCGGGGCACGACAGGGCACAGCGGGGCAGAgtggacagggctgggcagggcagagcggGGCAGAGTGAACAGGGCAGAACATGGTAGAGTGAACAGGGCAGGacgggcagagctgggcagggcaggacaggcagagtggacagggcagagctggacagGGCAGAGCGGACAGGGCAGAGcggacagggctgggcagagcgaggcagagcagggcagggggagatgCTCCCGCTCAACCCTGGTGTGGCACGGTTGGAGCccgtgtccagctctgggctctgctctaCAGCAAGACAAGGAGCGACTGGGGAAGGTCCAGCAGAGGCCATGAAGGTGTTGAGGGGTCTGAAGCATCTTTCTGATCGAGGAGGgactgtgggagctgggctgggttggTCTGGAGAAAACTGACAGGGATCCCATCAATCCATACAAACATCTCCAAGGGCTGGCTGAGGATGgtgccaggccctgctcagtggtgctggtgacaggacaaggagcaataAACTCAAACACAATGAGTTCCACCTCAACACGGAGAAGAACTTCCTTCCATGGCAGGTGGCAGGCACTGGAAcggctgcccagggaggggctggagttTCCCTCTCTAAAGACATCCCAAACTCACCTGGACAcgttcctgtgtcacctccaggtgaccctgcttTGGCAGAGGCTTGGACAAGATTGAGATTTTACAGCACAATTATATACCCTCtcgtggttttttttaattataagtTTTTTTCAGGCCACATTGACTTTTGGAAGCAgttgttttacttttaaaatgcaaaacacatgcacaaaatgttacattaacattatttttcccccacaagTTATGAAAAATGGTTCTAAAAATTGTAGCTCTTCCCCATTTTTGAAAGATGTGTTTAAAGCAGCCCTCAAAACTGTCTTGCGGTGCATTTTGAATGATGCAATGGATTTACAGCTCTCAGGAAACGCTTCTTCCCATGCAAGGGAACTGGAATAGCAGAAGTCAGAGTGATCACAGAGACTGTGAAACCTCTGTCACCAGTGCAGGGCTgttgcagagctcctggctgttCAATAAAGGAAATGATCTCTCTCAAAGCATGAAATCCCAAAGTGCTGCTGGGACCTGGAAAATTTACACTATTGCTCTCTGAATGTCCTGCTGCAGAAACTGTCCTGCATTTGGGGATGCCTCTTACCCCTGCAATTTGGGGAACTCAAATGTTAGGGTACGTGTGGGAGAAcatcagcctggaggagagctgTAGCTCCTTCTGTAGTCTGGGGAAACTGGAATAACGAAGCTGTTTATTTCTAAGACATTTAGATGAGAACATCTGTTTATAAACACCCGTTCAGATGCTTAATTACAGCTGGGTTTGTACAGTAATGGGGAGAACCCTCCTTCTCTAATGAATAATTCTTTACCTTAATGTCATTTTGTTCCAAAAGAACCCAATTTTAGTTATTATACAGAATTCTA from Camarhynchus parvulus chromosome 13, STF_HiC, whole genome shotgun sequence encodes the following:
- the NR3C1 gene encoding glucocorticoid receptor, which encodes MDSKELLNPLDQDETRKNALISTKGGIVMDFHPPFRGGATVQAPVSTSPLPASSQSDSSQQPALADFPKGLGNNVPQPDLSKAVSLSMGLYMGETDTKVMGNDLGFSHQGQIGISSGDTDFRLLEESIASLNKSSSLAEDAKGTASSEVRLEPDFPGMAGRSVPAESGAAVQGQVGSNGGNLKLFSEDQSTLDILQDLELPPVSPGKEPNGSPWRLDPLLDDGGLLSPISADDAFLLEGSLGEDCKPPLLSDTKPKINDRGDLLPSSKMPMPQVKTEKEDFIELCTPGIKQENMGPLYCQASFSGSNLLGTKVSAISIHGVSTSGGQMYHYDLNTASLSQQQDQKPIFSIIPSLPAGSENWNRCQGSGDEALAPLGTLNLSGRPAFSNGYSSPGMRSDVSSSPSTTSATTGPPPKLCLVCSDEASGCHYGVLTCGSCKVFFKRAVEGQHNYLCAGRNDCIIDKIRRKNCPACRYRKCLQAGMNLEARKTKKKIKGLQQGGAAGAREAPEAAGSKSIVPASLPQLTPTLVSLLEVIEPEVLYSGYDSSLPDSSWRILSTLNMLGGRQVVAAVKWAKAIPGFRNLHLDDQMTLLQYSWMFLMAFALGWRSYKQSNGNLLCFAPDLIINEQRMNLPCMYEQCKHMLMVARELSRLQVSYEEYLCMKTLLLLSTIPKEGLKSQSLFEEIRMTYIKELGKAIVKREGNSSQNWQRFYQLTKLLDSMHDVVENLLSFCFQTFLDKSMSIEFPEMLAEIISNQIPKYSNGNIKKLLFHQK